Proteins from a single region of Leptolyngbyaceae cyanobacterium:
- the guaA gene encoding glutamine-hydrolyzing GMP synthase — MIVILDFGSQYSELIARRIRETQVYSEVLSYRTSIEQLRQLNPKGIILSGGPNSVYDSGAPQCDAQIWEMGIPVLGVCYGMQLMVQQLGGEVVRAERGEYGKASLSIDDPTDLLTNVEDGSTMWMSHGDSCHILPAGFEILAHTANTPCAAIADHEKKLYGVQFHPEVVHSVGGLALIRNFVYHICDCEPTWTTAAFVEEAVREIRAKVGDKRVLLALSGGVDSSTLAFLLYKAIGDRLTCMFIDQGFMRKYEPERLVKLFQEQFHIPVEYVNARERFLNAIAGVTDPEEKRRRIGHEFIRVFEEESKRLGPFDYLAQGTLYPDVIESADTNVDPQTGERVAVKIKSHHNVGGLPKDLRFKLIEPLRKLFKDEVRKVGRSIGLPEEIVQRQPFPGPGLAIRILGEVTAERLDILRDADLIVRQEINRQGMYHQLWQAFAVLLPIRSVGVMGDQRTYAYPIVLRFVSSEDGMTADWARVPYDLLETISTRIVNEVPGVNRVVYDVTSKPPGTIEWE; from the coding sequence ATGATCGTGATTCTGGATTTCGGCTCCCAGTATTCCGAGTTAATTGCTCGCCGGATTCGCGAGACGCAAGTTTATTCCGAAGTGCTTTCCTATCGCACCAGTATCGAACAACTCAGGCAGCTTAATCCGAAAGGTATTATTCTTTCCGGTGGCCCCAACTCGGTTTACGATTCGGGTGCGCCCCAGTGCGACGCGCAAATTTGGGAAATGGGTATTCCCGTTTTGGGTGTTTGCTACGGTATGCAGCTCATGGTGCAGCAGCTAGGTGGGGAAGTAGTGCGAGCCGAACGGGGCGAATACGGCAAAGCATCGTTATCGATCGACGATCCGACGGATTTGTTGACTAATGTGGAAGATGGCTCGACCATGTGGATGAGTCACGGGGATTCTTGTCATATTTTGCCAGCCGGATTTGAAATTCTCGCTCACACGGCAAATACTCCTTGTGCGGCGATCGCAGATCACGAGAAAAAGTTGTATGGCGTACAATTTCACCCAGAAGTAGTGCATTCCGTCGGTGGCTTGGCTTTGATTCGCAACTTTGTTTACCACATCTGCGATTGCGAACCGACTTGGACGACTGCGGCTTTTGTAGAAGAAGCAGTACGAGAAATTCGAGCCAAAGTAGGTGATAAACGGGTATTATTGGCTCTTTCTGGCGGTGTAGATTCTTCAACCCTCGCTTTTTTGTTGTATAAAGCGATCGGCGATCGATTGACTTGTATGTTCATCGACCAAGGCTTTATGCGGAAATACGAGCCAGAACGGTTGGTGAAATTATTTCAAGAGCAATTCCACATTCCGGTGGAATACGTCAATGCTAGAGAGCGCTTCTTAAACGCGATCGCTGGCGTTACCGATCCAGAAGAAAAACGTCGCCGGATCGGTCACGAATTTATTCGCGTTTTTGAAGAAGAATCGAAACGCCTTGGCCCGTTTGATTATCTTGCCCAAGGTACTCTCTACCCAGACGTGATCGAATCTGCCGATACGAATGTCGATCCCCAAACTGGCGAACGGGTGGCGGTGAAAATTAAGAGCCATCATAATGTCGGTGGTTTGCCAAAGGATTTGCGCTTTAAACTGATCGAACCGCTGCGGAAACTATTTAAGGATGAGGTACGAAAAGTAGGTCGTTCGATCGGCTTACCAGAGGAAATCGTTCAACGGCAACCTTTCCCCGGCCCGGGATTGGCCATTCGCATCTTGGGAGAAGTGACGGCAGAACGCTTGGATATCCTGCGCGATGCCGACTTGATCGTTCGCCAAGAAATTAATCGCCAGGGAATGTACCACCAGTTATGGCAAGCTTTTGCCGTACTGTTGCCGATCCGTAGCGTAGGTGTAATGGGCGACCAGCGTACTTACGCTTATCCGATCGTGCTGCGTTTCGTGTCTAGCGAAGATGGCATGACGGCTGACTGGGCGCGAGTTCCTTATGATTTGTTGGAAACGATTTCGACTCGCATCGTCAATGAAGTGCCAGGGGTGAACAGAGTGGTATACGATGTTACCTCAAAACCACCAGGAACCATAGAATGGGAATAG
- a CDS encoding cation diffusion facilitator family transporter yields MVADNRAQVQKVLVITLLLNILVMAIKAVVGWWTGSLSLMADALHSVTDSANNILGLVASRLASPEPDRDHPYGHQKFDALGALGIAAFLGVACFEILQGAIERAIQGFQHGLTPVKISPLELWILLIVLGINIFVTFYERGVGLRVGSPILIADAQHTMSDVWVTITVIFGLIGVWQGRVLNLPILQWLDVILSFPVALLVFKSGWSVLKDNLPWLVDEMAIAPEAIHAIAMQVPGVMNCHDIASRGVVGRQAFIEMHAIVDALDVETAHRITEEVETRLQERFSPVRVIIHVEPPAYKSDRITFDG; encoded by the coding sequence ATGGTTGCAGATAACCGCGCCCAAGTACAAAAAGTGTTGGTCATTACCTTGTTACTAAATATATTAGTAATGGCTATTAAAGCTGTAGTGGGTTGGTGGACTGGTTCCTTGAGTTTGATGGCAGATGCTTTACATAGCGTTACGGATAGCGCTAATAATATTTTGGGATTAGTTGCGAGTCGTTTAGCTTCTCCAGAACCCGATCGCGATCACCCATACGGACACCAAAAGTTTGATGCTTTGGGGGCTTTGGGTATTGCTGCCTTTTTGGGAGTGGCTTGTTTTGAAATTTTACAAGGTGCGATCGAACGAGCCATCCAAGGTTTTCAACATGGTTTGACACCAGTGAAAATCTCACCTCTAGAACTATGGATATTGCTGATCGTGCTGGGGATCAATATTTTTGTTACCTTTTACGAACGTGGTGTAGGTTTGCGAGTGGGTAGCCCGATTTTGATTGCCGATGCCCAGCATACAATGAGCGATGTTTGGGTGACGATTACGGTGATTTTCGGGTTGATCGGCGTGTGGCAAGGTCGGGTGTTAAATTTACCGATTTTACAGTGGTTGGATGTAATATTATCTTTTCCGGTAGCTTTGTTGGTATTTAAAAGCGGTTGGTCTGTTTTGAAAGATAATTTACCTTGGTTGGTCGATGAAATGGCGATCGCGCCAGAAGCAATTCATGCTATTGCCATGCAAGTACCGGGAGTAATGAACTGTCACGATATTGCTTCGAGAGGAGTGGTAGGGCGGCAGGCATTTATTGAAATGCACGCGATCGTCGATGCGCTCGATGTAGAAACTGCTCACAGAATTACCGAAGAAGTGGAAACTCGTTTACAAGAGCGCTTCAGTCCGGTCAGAGTAATTATTCACGTTGAACCGCCTGCTTACAAATCCGATCGCATAACTTTTGATGGATGA